The proteins below come from a single Papaver somniferum cultivar HN1 chromosome 11, ASM357369v1, whole genome shotgun sequence genomic window:
- the LOC113324139 gene encoding probable leucine-rich repeat receptor-like protein kinase At1g35710, with translation MAIIEITSLSIFIICITTIFLQSTTTTEAASCHETDKSALLDFKNKITKDPLRLLETWNQSTDCCTQWDGVGCDQSNGRVVNLSRPGVFTGPDDSPWDTELYGTISPSLGNLEFLQILNLASQKFLTGPIPSELGKLSHLTNLLLSRNRLNGTIPTSFQNLRNLIFLSLDNNLLSGSVPDFVFQDMTSLNSLGLSENQLSGEIPSSIVKLVSLQRLDLHKNNFSGGIPSDIGFLKNVIDINLSENQLSGTIPISIGELSKLGALDLSLNRLSGNIPSSLLKLPSLTFCRLSDNKLTGSISSSSIGGTGLYRLYLENNMLTGEIPDSIGNLTSLGDLSLKNNRFTGKIPSSFGNLTNIYEIDLSRNGLSGPIPSELVKLKSLQILDLSFNPLNLVNIPTWLSKMKQLQRLYLAGTGLVGELPEWLTTMGVTYLDLSSNALAGELPIWIGNMQSLYSLNLSNNGFHSTIPIEFKNLVGVMELDLHSNNFTGGLESIFEKKFNVMGYTILDLSNNTFAGPIGEDIGNLDIMQFTETLILSNNPFGGSIPKSLGNLNSYLQTLKLEKNGLTGEIPAELSNGNLVSIVLSNNNLTGGIPSGLINLTWLKELDVSNNMLTGEIPRHNATFPPASFEGNSGLCGPPLPPCKAA, from the coding sequence ATGGCAATCATAGAAATCACCTCACTTTCTATCTTCATAATATGTATTACAACCATTTTTcttcaatcaacaacaacaacagaagcaGCATCATGTCATGAAACTGATAAATCTGCTCTCCTCGATTTCAAGAATAAGATCACTAAAGATCCATTGCGTCTTTTAGAAACATGGAACCAATCCACTGATTGCTGTACCCAATGGGATGGTGTTGGTTGTGATCAGTCTAATGGTCGAGTCGTAAATCTTAGTCGTCCTGGCGTATTCACTGGCCCTGACGACTCGCCATGGGATACAGAGTTGTATGGGACAATTTCTCCATCTTTGGGTAATCTCGAATTTCTTCAAATTCTTAATCTTGCTAGCCAAAAATTTCTAACGGGACCTATTCCTTCGGAACTCGGGAAATTGTCGCAccttactaatcttttgcttagCAGAAACAGACTCAACGGGACAATCCCCACGTCGTTTCAAAATCTCCGTAATCTCATTTTTCTTAGCTTAGATAACAATCTTTTATCTGGTTCAGTTCCTGACTTTGTTTTCCAAGATATGACTTCTCTTAATTCTCTCGGTTTATCTGAAAATCAATTATCCGGTGAAATTCCATCTTCAATTGTGAAACTAGTTTCGTTGCAGAGACTGGATTTGCATAAAAACAATTTCTCCGGTGGTATACCAAGTGATATTGGTTTTCTGAAGAACGTGATAGATATAAACCTATCGGAGAATCAGCTTTCGGGAACCATTCCTATATCCATTGGAGAATTATCCAAATTAGGCGCACTCGATCTCTCTCTAAATAGGCTGTCTGGAAACATTCCTAGTTCACTATTAAAGCTACCTTCTCTAACATTTTGTCGATTGTCAGATAACAAACTTACAGGCAGCATATCATCGTCATCGATTGGTGGTACTGGCCTTTACAGATTGTACCTTGAAAACAACATGTTAACAGGAGAGATACCGGACAGTATTGGCAATCTTACAAGTCTTGGAGATTTGTCATTGAAAAACAACcgttttacaggtaagattccttcgagttTCGGCAACCTTACgaatatttatgaaattgatctATCCAGAAATGGATTATCTGGTCCAATTCCTTCTGAACTGGTTAAGCTAAAATCACTGCAAATACTAGATTTGTCATTCAACCCATTGAATCTTGTGAACATACCAACTTGGTTGTCGAAAATGAAACAACTTCAGCGATTATATTTAGCTGGAACTGGGTTAGTCGGGGAACTCCCTGAATGGTTAACTACAATGGGTGTGACGTATCTTGATCTATCGAGTAACGCCTTAGCTGGGGAGTTGCCAATATGGATAGGAAACATGCAAAGTTTATATTCCCTCAATCTATCTAACAATGGTTTCCATTCAACTATACCAATTGAGTTCAAGAACCTTGTCGGTGTAATGGAGCTTGATCTTCACTCGAACAACTTCACCGGTGGATTAGAATCCATCTTTGAGAAAAAATTTAATGTTATGGGATACACTATTCTTGATCTTTCAAATAATACGTTTGCTGGTCCTATTGGGGAGGATATTGGAAACCTGGATATCATGCAGTTCACTGAAACATTGATATTATCTAATAATCCTTTTGGAGGATCCATACCAAAATCTCTAGGGAATTTGAATAGCTACCTGCAGACCTTAAAGCTTGAAAAGAATGGGTTAACGGGGGAGATACCAGCTGAGCTAAGCAATGGCAATTTGGTTTCAATCGTGCTATCAAATAACAACCTTACCGGTGGTATACCTTCAGGGTTAATAAACTTGACATGGCTTAAAGAATTGGATGTGTCAAATAACATGTTGACAGGGGAAATTCCTCGTCACAATGCAACATTTCCTCCAGCTTCTTTTGAGGGCAACTCTGGCCTGTGTGGCCCCCCACTTCCTCCTTGTAAGGCTGCCtaa
- the LOC113325253 gene encoding LRR receptor-like serine/threonine-protein kinase GSO2, translated as MAFTKIASLSSIFVLCFVTIFLQTTTTEAASCHETDKAALLDFKNKITQDPSRLLQTWSSIPSSLISGTGLQRLSLDNNMLTGELPDSMGNLTNLGELYLENNRFTGKIPSSFGNLVGLVSLDLSRNGLSGPIPSQLVKMRSLQILSLSFNPPSLVKIPTWFSKMTQLFQLYLAGTGLTGELPEWLTTMGLTYLDLSSNALAGELPRWIGNMPSLYSLNLSNNSFHSAIPIEFKNLLGVLELYLYSNNFTSGLKSIFEKGGRQYYILDLSNNMFSGPIDEDIGNLDVMQSIETLVLSNNPLGGSIPKSFGKLSCLETLKLENNGLTGAIPADLSNATLLTSIMLPNNNLIGGIPSGVINFTLLKEFDVSHNMLTGEIPPHNATIPATSFVGNSGLCGSPLSSCNAA; from the exons ATGGCATTCACAAAAATCGCCTCACTTTCTTCTATCTTTGTATTATGTTTTGTAACCATTTTTCTCCAAACAACAACAACGGAAGCAGCATCATGCCATGAAACTGATAAAGCAGCACTTCTTGATTTCAAGAATAAGATCACTCAAGATCCATCACGTCTTTTACAAACATGGA GCAGCATACCTTCGTCATTAATCAGTGGTACTGGCCTTCAAAGGTTATCCCTTGACAACAACATGCTAACAGGAGAATTACCGGACAGTATGGGCAATCTTACAAATCTTGGAGAGTTATACTTGGAAAACAACCgttttacgggtaagattccttcaAGTTTTGGCAACCTTGTGGGTCTTGTGTCCCTTGATCTCTCTAGAAATGGTTTATCTGGTCCAATTCCTTCTCAACTAGTTAAGATGCGATCACTCCAAATCCTCAGTCTGTCATTCAACCCACCGAGTTTAGTGAAGATACCAACTTGGTTCTCCAAAATGACCCAACTTTTTCAACTATATTTAGCTGGAACTGGCTTAACCGGGGAACTCCCAGAATGGTTAACTACAATGGGCCTGACGTATCTTGATTTATCGAGTAACGCCTTAGCTGGAGAGTTGCCGAGATGGATAGGAAACATGCCAAGCTTATACTCCCTCAATTTATCTAACAATAGTTTTCATTCAGCTATACCTATTGAGTTCAAGAACCTTTTAGGTGTACTGGAGCTTTATCTTTACTCGAACAACTTCACCAGTGGATTAAAATCGATTTTTGAGAAAGGTGGCCGTCAATATTATATTCTTGATCTTTCGAATAATATGTTTTCTGGTCCTATTGATGAAGATATTGGAAACCTGGATGTCATGCAGTCAATTGAAACATTAGTATTATCTAATAATCCTTTAGGAGGATCCATACCAAAATCCTTCGGGAAATTGAGTTGTCTGGAGACTTTAAAGCTTGAAAACAACGGGTTAACGGGGGCAATACCAGCTGACCTAAGCAATGCTACATTGTTAACATCTATCATGCTACCAAATAACAACCTTATCGGCGGTATACCTTCAGGGGTGATAAACTTTACTTTGCTTAAAGAATTTGATGTGTCACATAACATGTTGACAGGGGAAATTCCTCCTCACAATGCAACAATTCCTGCAACTTCTTTTGTGGGTAACTCTGGCCTGTGTGGCTCCCCACTTTCTTCTTGTAATGCTGCATAA